The following coding sequences are from one Stigmatopora nigra isolate UIUO_SnigA chromosome 10, RoL_Snig_1.1, whole genome shotgun sequence window:
- the ddi2 gene encoding protein DDI1 homolog 2 isoform X2, with product MLVTVYCAPRDRPETTFALDVSPELELRDFVALCELESGIPAGEIQISYVEQPLKDPTRALGTYGVKDGDVVVLRQADRRPPSTQPGFPGLPRIDFRSIAVPGTSTSAPPRSTPRPPPQPAAPPPQQSLPPQQPPAQRNSQPSTPPAPQGSSGSQGLDDPALLQQMLLSNPHELSLLKERNPPLAEALLSGDLERFTKVLLEQQQDRAKREQERIRLLTADPFDLEAQAKIEEDIRQHNVEENMTIAMEEAPESFGQVVMLYINCKVNGHPVKAFVDSGAQMTIMSQACAERCNIMRLVDRRWAGIAKGVGTQKIIGRVHLAQVQIEGDFLPCSFSILEDQPMDMLLGLDMLKRHQCAIDLKKSVLVIGTTGTETRFLSEAELPECARLAYGPEGREESRPEEIADRELAEALQRSVQESGQH from the exons ATGCTGGTCACCGTTTACTGCGCGCCGAGGGATCGCCCAGAAACCACATTCGCCCTCGATGTGTCCCCAGAACTGGAACTCAGAGACTTTGTGGCACTTTGTGAACTCGAATCGGGGATCCCGGCGGGGGAAATTCAG atctCCTATGTTGAGCAACCCCTAAAAGATCCTACACGTGCCTTGGGGACATACGGTGTAAAGGATGGCGACGTGGTGGTCCTCAGGCAAGCCGACAGAAGACCCCCATCCACTCAGCCAGGCTTCCCAG GTCTTCCCCGTATCGACTTTCGCTCCATCGCAGTCCCAGGCACGTCAACTTCGGCCCCTCCCCGCAGTACCCCCAGACCGCCACCGCAACCAGCGGCGCCGCCACCGCAACAGTCGCTACCACCTCAGCAGCCTCCAGCGCAGCGAAATTCGCAACCCTCTACGCCACCGGCCCCTCAAGGCTCCTCGGGGTCTCAGGGGCTTGATGACCCCGCCTTACTTCAACAGATGCTCTTGTCCAATCCACACGAGCTATCCCTCCTGAAGGAGAGAAACCCACCCCTCGCTGAAGCGTTGCTAAGTGGAGATCTAG AGCGTTTCACCAAAGTTCTGTTGGAGCAACAGCAAGATCGAGCCAAACGGGAGCAAGAGCGAATCAGATTGCTGACTGCGGATCCTTTTGACTTGGAAGCACAGGCAAAAATCGAGGAAGATATCAG ACAGCACAACGTTGAAGAAAATATGACCATCGCAATGGAGGAGGCCCCAGAAAGCTTCGGGCAGGTGGTCATGCTTTACATTAACTGCAAAGTCAACGGACATCCTGTAAAAGCTTTTGTGGACTCAG GAGCCCAAATGACTATTATGAGCCAAGCCTGTGCAGAACGCTGTAACATCATGCGACTGGTCGACCGCCGCTGGGCAGGCATTGCCAAAGGAGTGGGCACGCAAAAAATCATCGGCAGGGTTCACTTGg CTCAGGTCCAGATTGAAGGGGATTTTCTTCCCTGCTCcttctccattttggaggaCCAACCCATGGACATGCTCCTCGGCTTGGACATGCTCAAGAGACACCAG TGTGCAATCGACCTGAAGAAAAGTGTCCTGGTCATCGGCACGACGGGTACAGAGACTCGATTCTTGTCCGAGGCAGAGCTTCCTGAATGTGCTCGCTTGGCGTACGGGCCCGAGGGGCGCGAGGAAAGCCGCCCTGAAGAGATAGCAGATAGAGAGCTCGCAGAGGCGCTTCAGCGATCCGTACAAGAAAGCG GACAACACTGA
- the arl8ba gene encoding ADP-ribosylation factor-like protein 8B-A: MLALINRLLDWFKSLFWKEEMELTLVGLQYSGKTTFVNVIASGHFSEDMIPTVGFNMRKVTKGNVTIKIWDIGGQPRFRSMWERYCRGVNAIVYMVDAADRDKVEASRNELHNLLDKPQLQGIPVLVLGNKRDLPTALDEKQLIEKMNLAAIQDRDICCYSVSCKEKDNIDITLQWLIQHSKSRRS, encoded by the exons ATGCTGGCCCTAATAAACCGGCTTTTAGACTGGTTCAAGTCCCTTTTTTGGAAAGAGGAGATGGAGTTGACCCTAGTTGGTCTCCAGTATTCGGGGAAAACGACGTTCGTCAACGTAATCGCC TCAGGCCATTTCAGTGAAGACATGATTCCCACTGTTGGATTTAATATGAGGAAAGTCACCAAAGGAAATGTCACTATTAAG ATTTGGGATATTGGAGGACAGCCACGGTTTCGGAGCATGTGGGAACGCTATTGTCGTGGAGTCAATGCCATTGT atacatgGTGGACGCAGCGGACCGAGATAAAGTAGAGGCATCGAGGAATGAGCTTCACAATCTTTTAGACAAGCCTCAGTTACAAGGAATCCCT gTTCTGGTTCTGGGGAACAAGAGAGACCTTCCCACTGCTCTCGATGAAAAGCAGCTCATTGAGAAAAT GAATTTGGCAGCCATTCAGGACAGAGATATTTGCTGCTACTCCGTTTCCtgcaaagaaaaagacaatattG ATATCACCCTCCAGTGGCTCATTCAGCATTCAAAATCCCGGAGGAGCTGA
- the LOC144202629 gene encoding uncharacterized protein LOC144202629 encodes MAEFGSSRTNSIRSCGGAEAFAKLLAYFEDVYRGRSTLDYPDMATDEVPCSLDLNVEELGSDLAQPSQANNRFSDISSIIKSISAAGVWTFGKKSFVPNLYSSPGNEVDTTNEEPEDPIEDEEGDEDDNVTFQSKYINIFPLYQDYCIQAVRDDLQKLNLKTSLSGLIAPQFLESLQCRLRPLGSPQETSPSPPEHPVIRVSKCTLWQELDEVKAAGLLGGLTTQQIRLQESMFELIGSEASYLRSLGIAVDHFSSSHALKSTISRLEHHTLFSNIRHVKATSEK; translated from the exons ATGGCTGAATTTGGCAGCTCTCGCACTAACAGCATCAGAAGCTGCGGTGGCGCTGAAGCCTTTGCTAAACTACTCGCCTACTTTGAAGACGTCTATCGAGGAAGGAGTACCCTCGATTACCCCGATATGGCGACCGATGAAGTGCCTTGCTCATTGGACTTAAACGTGGAAGAACTTGGAAGTGATCTGGCACAACCAAGCCAGGCTAACAA CCGTTTTTCAGACATATCGTCAATCATCAAGTCAATTTCTGCGGCGGGAGTTTGGACTTTTGGAAAAAAGAGCTTTGTACCCAACTTGTATTCAAGTCCTGGCAATGAAGTTGACACCACAAATGAAGA GCCTGAGGATCCCATTGAGGATGAAGAGGGCGATGAAGACGACAATGTGACCTTTCAGTCAAAGTACATTAACATCT TTCCACTCTACCAGGACTACTGCATTCAGGCAGTCAGAGATGACCTCCAAAAACTTAACCTGAAGACCTCCTTATCCGGACTGATCGCCCCACAGTTCTTGGAGTCTCTGCAATGCCGTCTTCGACCACTTGGCTCACCTCAGGAGACGTCACCTTCGCCACCAGAACATCCTGTTATCAGAGTGTCCAAATGTACCCTTTGGCAAGAACTGGATGAGGTGAAGGCTGCTGGTCTGCTTGGTGGACTGACAACCCAACAGATCCGACTTCAAGAG TCCATGTTTGAGCTGATTGGCTCTGAAGCATCTTACCTGAGAAGCCTGGGCATCGCTGTGGATCACTTTAGCTCATCACATGCCCTCAAATCCACCATTTCCCGACTGGAGCATCATACTTTATTTTCCAACATTCGTCATGTGAAGGCTACCAGTGAAAAGTAA
- the cplane2 gene encoding ciliogenesis and planar polarity effector 2, which translates to MTDAPKQGSIVVSDWHQCKESKEYFSKILHKKKRKIFGLLESPVMPPQVPVNTVHYKVFLSGKSGVGKTSLAARLAGLEIPSMHYETTGIETTVIYWPAKLKESSTVLFFRFQFWDCGETALRRFDHLLPSCKEKADAVLFLFSFTDRTSFDDLPNQITKWNESAEGSIATLVVGTKYDLFMHCDVSEKDLEVFQKTWQIPVLRTGSGEEPHRINTVAPVLDSLAESLWHQDCTAGSIS; encoded by the exons ATGACTGATGCTCCAAAACAAGGTTCTATTGTCGTATCCGACTGGCACCAATGCAAAGAAAGCAAAGAATACTTCAGCAAGATCCTCCACAAGAAAAAACGGAAGATATTCG GCCTATTGGAATCTCCAGTGATGCCTCCACAAGTCCCCGTAAACACAGTCCACTATAAAGTCTTCCTATCGGGCAAAAGTGGGGTTGGTAAAACATCTCTTGCTGCACGATTGGCCGGCTTGGAAATACCCAGCATGCACTACGAAACTACAG GCATTGAGACTACTGTTATTTACTGGCCGGCCAAGCTGAAAGAAAGCAGTACAGTGCTGTTCTTTCGTTTCCAGTTTTGGGACTGCGGAGAAACTGCCTTACGGCGGTTTGACCACCTGCTACCG TCTTGTAAGGAGAAGGCAGATGCTGTTCTTTTCCTGTTCTCTTTTACTGATAGAACATCTTTTGATGACCTACCCAATCAAATTACAAAGTGGAACGAGTCAGCTGAGGGTTCAATTGCCACTTTGGTGGTCGGAACAAA atacgACCTGTTCATGCACTGTGACGTCTCTGAAAAGGACTTGGAGGTCTTTCAGAAGACTTGGCAAATACCAGTATTGCGCACAGGTAGCGGGGAGGAACCTCACAGGATAAACACCGTTGCTCCTGTCCTCGACAGCCTGGCAGAAAGTCTATGGCATCAAGACTGCACTGCTGGCAGCATCTCCTAG
- the LOC144203423 gene encoding rho guanine nucleotide exchange factor 19 encodes MDLEHRLTQNVFMSQLGDIVLDHCPAFRARYVPYVTNMMYQEALISHLLQQNRGFISSLKELEGEPICQRQSLKSFLVLPFQRITRVKLILETILKLTEPDSDEELHLQKAKEAIHQIVIECNDGVKKMKVIEQLVSLEKMLDFGKFKALPLVISGRFLVHEGPLSLLTVDSGPNPRTSLTGVHLHLFNDLLIMSSKK; translated from the exons ATGGACCTGGAGCACCGCTTGACCCAGAACGTGTTCATGTCCCAGCTTGGGGACATTGTACTGGATCACTGCCCCGCCTTCCGGGCCCGTTATGTGCCTTATGTCACCAACATGATGTACCAGGAAGCTCTCATCAGTCACTTACT GCAGCAGAATCGAGGCTTCATATCGTCTCTGAAGGAGTTGGAAGGCGAACCAATTTGCCAGCGACAAAGTCTTAAATCCTTCCTAGTTCTTCCCTTCCAAAGAATCACCCGTGTTAAACTTATTCTggag ACTATCCTTAAACTAACAGAACCCGATTCCGATGAAGAGTTACATCTCCAAAAAGCAAAGGAGGCCATTCATCAG ATTGTGATCGAGTGCAATGAcggtgttaaaaaaatgaaagtcatcGAGCAACTGGTTTCCCTGGAGAAGATGCTGGATTTTGGCAAATTCAAG GCACTTCCTCTGGTCATTAGTGGACGTTTCTTGGTACACGAGGGTCCTTTAAGCCTACTAACTGTAGACTCCGGCCCCAATCCTAGAACTTCTCTAACTGGCGTCCACCTTCATCTCTTCAATGACTTGTTGATCATGTCATCAAAAAAGTAA
- the ddi2 gene encoding protein DDI1 homolog 2 isoform X1 produces MLVTVYCAPRDRPETTFALDVSPELELRDFVALCELESGIPAGEIQISYVEQPLKDPTRALGTYGVKDGDVVVLRQADRRPPSTQPGFPGLPRIDFRSIAVPGTSTSAPPRSTPRPPPQPAAPPPQQSLPPQQPPAQRNSQPSTPPAPQGSSGSQGLDDPALLQQMLLSNPHELSLLKERNPPLAEALLSGDLERFTKVLLEQQQDRAKREQERIRLLTADPFDLEAQAKIEEDIRQHNVEENMTIAMEEAPESFGQVVMLYINCKVNGHPVKAFVDSGAQMTIMSQACAERCNIMRLVDRRWAGIAKGVGTQKIIGRVHLAQVQIEGDFLPCSFSILEDQPMDMLLGLDMLKRHQCAIDLKKSVLVIGTTGTETRFLSEAELPECARLAYGPEGREESRPEEIADRELAEALQRSVQESDTADGQTTSPPPPPLSLPSASDQKFSSAHPLKPDLVSSESTQILSEPDHHQPPSLEDHSISVEETPEPNQSTEDLQGPHVETTEPSQVEINPILTPSELENSQPMEEEATDPSDSVEMDPSIRDKPEGSDCIPSLAAALLELHELLLSNNCGTPATPGADPSDAKAKLDTFDRPSGGKTEDSTTEPAKTEETELVTQPEPPSEARDLSIYNPEPPEGVHGQTPDIQVPGTPSETPQPVPFPPEHIQRIQAAGFSVRDATEALEQANGVVELALLALLARGITVPN; encoded by the exons ATGCTGGTCACCGTTTACTGCGCGCCGAGGGATCGCCCAGAAACCACATTCGCCCTCGATGTGTCCCCAGAACTGGAACTCAGAGACTTTGTGGCACTTTGTGAACTCGAATCGGGGATCCCGGCGGGGGAAATTCAG atctCCTATGTTGAGCAACCCCTAAAAGATCCTACACGTGCCTTGGGGACATACGGTGTAAAGGATGGCGACGTGGTGGTCCTCAGGCAAGCCGACAGAAGACCCCCATCCACTCAGCCAGGCTTCCCAG GTCTTCCCCGTATCGACTTTCGCTCCATCGCAGTCCCAGGCACGTCAACTTCGGCCCCTCCCCGCAGTACCCCCAGACCGCCACCGCAACCAGCGGCGCCGCCACCGCAACAGTCGCTACCACCTCAGCAGCCTCCAGCGCAGCGAAATTCGCAACCCTCTACGCCACCGGCCCCTCAAGGCTCCTCGGGGTCTCAGGGGCTTGATGACCCCGCCTTACTTCAACAGATGCTCTTGTCCAATCCACACGAGCTATCCCTCCTGAAGGAGAGAAACCCACCCCTCGCTGAAGCGTTGCTAAGTGGAGATCTAG AGCGTTTCACCAAAGTTCTGTTGGAGCAACAGCAAGATCGAGCCAAACGGGAGCAAGAGCGAATCAGATTGCTGACTGCGGATCCTTTTGACTTGGAAGCACAGGCAAAAATCGAGGAAGATATCAG ACAGCACAACGTTGAAGAAAATATGACCATCGCAATGGAGGAGGCCCCAGAAAGCTTCGGGCAGGTGGTCATGCTTTACATTAACTGCAAAGTCAACGGACATCCTGTAAAAGCTTTTGTGGACTCAG GAGCCCAAATGACTATTATGAGCCAAGCCTGTGCAGAACGCTGTAACATCATGCGACTGGTCGACCGCCGCTGGGCAGGCATTGCCAAAGGAGTGGGCACGCAAAAAATCATCGGCAGGGTTCACTTGg CTCAGGTCCAGATTGAAGGGGATTTTCTTCCCTGCTCcttctccattttggaggaCCAACCCATGGACATGCTCCTCGGCTTGGACATGCTCAAGAGACACCAG TGTGCAATCGACCTGAAGAAAAGTGTCCTGGTCATCGGCACGACGGGTACAGAGACTCGATTCTTGTCCGAGGCAGAGCTTCCTGAATGTGCTCGCTTGGCGTACGGGCCCGAGGGGCGCGAGGAAAGCCGCCCTGAAGAGATAGCAGATAGAGAGCTCGCAGAGGCGCTTCAGCGATCCGTACAAGAAAGCG ACACCGCAGACGGACAGACTACctcaccaccaccgccgccattGTCACTACCCTCAGCCTCAGACCAAAAGTTCTCAAGCGCCCATCCCCTAAAACCTGACTTGGTTTCCTCAGAGTCCACCCAAATCCTGTCAGAACCAGACCACCATCAGCCTCCCTCTCTGGAAGATCATTCTATCTCTGTAGAAGAAACCCCAGAACCCAATCAGTCCACTGAAGATCTCCAGGGTCCCCATGTTGAGACTACAGAACCATCACAGGTCGAAATCAACCCTATACTAACCCCTTCAGAACTAGAAAACAGTCAACCCATGGAAGAAGAGGCGACTGATCCGTCAGACTCTGTCGAAATGGACCCTTCGATCCGGGATAAGCCGGAAGGCTCCGACTGCATCCCTTCCTTGGCCGCCGCTCTCTTGGAGCTCCACGAACTGCTGCTTTCCAACAACTgcggcacccccgcgacccctgGAGCTGATCCAAGTGATGCCAAAGCCAAACTCGACACATTTGACAGACCCTCGGGAGGAAAAACAGAAGACTCTACGACTGAGCCGGCAAAAACTGAAGAAACTGAGTTAGTGACTCAACCAGAACCCCCTTCTGAAGCCAGAGACCTTAGCATTTACAACCCGGAACCCCCCGAGGGTGTGCACGGACAAACCCCGGACATTCAAGTCCCCGGCACCCCTTCTGAGACCCCTCAACCGGTCCCCTTTCCGCCAGAACACATCCAGAGAATCCAGGCTGCGGGTTTTTCTGTTCGTGATGCCACAGAGGCTCTGGAACAGGCCAATGGGGTAGTGGAGCTGGCCCTACTGGCACTCCTGGCTCGTGGTATTACCGTGCCCAACTAA